Proteins from a single region of Gasterosteus aculeatus chromosome 20, fGasAcu3.hap1.1, whole genome shotgun sequence:
- the pbxip1b gene encoding pre-B-cell leukemia homeobox interacting protein 1b isoform X4, with product MSGGSSANNSWTILTPEETVAETLRPLAEGTDNHGGSLTSAAGCGENRPADCAQSAEGLPVERHLVSKEEKPAELSEDTELHRPAAVTDASVPSQSEGLPETTASTCPDADSFSDSYAHVAPSPDEPSASLPSTETLGGVEFTQEEERLAEEGTRHQLDREELQQEGEESDLSAKPTDLWKQAVYLVDQLVMEWFSIWARRLSGEAVVEEGEGRSEKTGEEAEPELRRRRSLLAALERIGRTEEDEEVEEEFRLPQRGDDDNDSGFSVNKCILAVVILIGLGTIFFSGVFMNLDEESEYGTMEQKGAEETRKREWLNPEVPPLPVDADSSELLNKQQISLLQAQLQKAELKVAKLQADEGVKERLQWEEMEKENSRLKKEMASLPVLQKENERMKRELESVPALQRELESLRSTVTELKLSSASEAAQAAVKSVTSPPSGQPGNGSQASARSKERQPKKPWDDQRKDVKKDRIGQKELKEGDAFEWKEGKKRERKDDGKTEWQQGSEQGKFDKEKEKGGKQKHHGEETKQWKDKERKKEKTGREDEGKSWKYKEGKKEWIEKSERKEKVAEDWKKTNRENSKQWRGEEEKKDWKVGKDHAGKHKSKDEWKGEKEWKKGKDVVEASLKKDWKKKGEKKDGDWKSKDGKAGKGKDDRKQRDESKNHGNERKLWNENEQKNKNGKAERKKAEESWKRGGEGDKKPDGDRKRDVSSSHTHRDEHKSREGHRWGDGELPHTHSRASPGQPEYWLQQRLRLQRRPKPPRQCGSAETCARAEGLLPVPFPEFRALLQTYLAKAEEAGVDASEREELDKLASEFFRDGVFAHDQTSFREFVDNLEDILEDLVEGDDDAGGEDSEAEDEMEEFEREVIERFSAPGAAEKVGGSKGEWRKQSGPGRG from the exons ATGTCTGGTGGCAGCAGCGCTAACAACAGCTGGACCATCCTCACTCCCGAG gAGACTGTTGCTGAAACCCTGCGGCCATTAGCAGAGGGGACAGACAATCATGGAGGAAGCCTCACATCTGCCGCAG GTTGTGGGGAGAACCGGCCTGCCGACTgtgcacagtctgcagaggggCTCCCTGTGGAGCGCCACCTG GTATCGAAAGAAGAAAAACCTGCAGAGCTAAGCGAAGACACAGAGCTACACCGTCCCGCCGCCGTCACCGACGCGTCCGTTCCCAGCCAGTCAGAGGGACTACCTGAGACCACGGCATCGACTTGCCCCGACGCGGATTCGTTTTCGGACTCCTACGCCCACGTGGCCCCCTCCCCGGATGAGCCCTCGGCCTCGCTGCCGAGCACAGAGACTCTGGGAGGGGTGGAGTTCACGCAGGAGGAAGAGCGTCTCGCAGAGGAAGGAACGCGGCATCAGCTGGACCGGGAGGAGCTACAAcaggaaggggaggagtcagACCTGTCTGCTAAACCAACCGACTTATGGAAACAGGCAG tgtACTTGGTGGACCAGCTGGTTATGGAATGGTTCAGTATCTGGGCCAGGAGGTTGTCTGGAGAGGCTGTGGTTG AGGAGGGTGAGGGGAGATCCGAGAAGACCGGCGAAGAGGCGGAGccagagctgaggaggaggaggtctctTTTGGCTGCTCTGGAGCGTATCGgaaggactgaggaggacgaggaagtggaggaagagtTCCGGCTGCCCCAACGGGGGGACGACGACAATGACAGCGGGTTCTCTGTGAACAAGTGCATTCTGGCTGTTGTCATTCTGATAGGCCTGGGCACCATCTTTTTCTCAG GTGTCTTCATGAACCTGGATGAGG AGAGTGAGTATGGTACTATGGAGCAGAAAGGTGCAGAAGAAACCAGAAAACGG GAGTGGCTTAATCCTGAGGTTCCTCCGCTCCCAGTAGATGCTGACAGTTCAGAGCTTCTAAATAAGCAGCAGATTTCTTTGCTGCAAGCCCAACTTCAG AAAGCGGAGCTAAAAGTAGCAAAGCTACAAGCTGACGAGGGAGTGAAGGAGCGACTGCagtgggaggagatggagaaggaaaACAGTAGGTTGAAGAAAGAGATGGCATCTCTCCCTGTCCTTCAGAAAGAGAAcgagaggatgaagagggagCTGGAGAGTGTCCCGGCCCTACAGAGAGAACTAGAATCACTGAGATCCACTGTGACTGAATTGAAACTCTCTTCAG CCAGCGAAGCGGCTCAAGCAGCTGTGAAGTCAGTCACGTCGCCCCCCAGTGGTCAACCAGGGAACGGCAGCCAGGCCTCAGCCAGATCTAAAGAGAGACAGCCTAAGAAGCCGTGGGATGATCAGAGGAAAGATGTGAAGAAGGATCGCATAGGACAGAAGGAGTTGAAAGAGGGAGACGCGTTTgaatggaaggaaggaaagaaaagagaacgcAAAGATGACGGTAAAACAGAATGGCAACAGGGCAGTGAGCAAGGAAAGTTTgacaaggagaaagagaagggaggTAAGCAAAAGCATCACGGTGAGGAGACAAAACAATGGAAggacaaagagaggaagaaggaaaagactGGCAGAGAGGATGAGGGGAAGTCATGGAAGTATAAGGAAGGGAAGAAAGAGTGGATAGAAAAGAGTGAGCGAAAAGAAAAGGTGGCGGAAGACTGGAAAAAGACAAATCGTGAGAACAGCAAACAatggaggggtgaggaggaaaagaaggatTGGAAGGTAGGGAAAGACCATGCAGGGAAGCACAAGAGCAAGGACGAATGGAAGGGAGAGAAGGAATGGAAGAAGGGGAAGGATGTCGTTGAAGCAAGTttgaaaaaagattggaaaaagAAAGGTGAGAAGAAAGACGGTGACTGGAAGAGTAAAGACGGCAAAGCAGGGAAGGGAAAGGATGACCGGAAGCAGCGGGATGAGAGCAAGAATCATGGTAATGAGAGGAAGCTGTGGAATGAGAATGAACAGAAGAATAAAAATGGGAAAGCCGAGCGGAAAAAGGCCGAAGAATCGTGGAAGAGAGGAGGCGAGGGCGATAAAAAGCCCGACGGAGACCGTAAAAGGGACGTATCGAGCTCCCACACCCACAGAGACGAGCACAAGTCCAGAGAAGGGCACCGGTGGGGGGACGGCGagcttcctcacacacacagccgagcGTCCCCGGGGCAGCCAGAGTACTGGCTCCAGCagaggctccgcctccagcgCCGCCCCAAACCGCCGCGGCAGTGCGGCTCGGCAGAGACGTGCGCCCGCGCCGAGGGGCTGCTTCCCGTCCCCTTCCCCGAGTTCCGGGCCCTCCTCCAAACTTACCTGGCcaaggcggaggaggcgggagtGGACGCGTCCGAGAGGGAGGAGCTCGACAAGCTGGCCTCCGAGTTCTTCCGGGACGGAGTCTTTGCTCACGACCAGACGAGCTTTCGGGAGTTCGTCGACAACCTGGAAGATATTCTGGAGGACCTGGTGGAAGGAGACGACGACGCGGGAGGAGAAGATAGTGAAGCAGAGGATGAAATGGAGGAGTTCGAAAGAGAAGTGATTGAAAGGTTTTCAGCGCCGGGAGCTGCGGAGAAAGTGGGGGGGTCCAAAGGGGAGTGGAGGAAGCAGAGTGGACCAGGACGTGGCTGA
- the pbxip1b gene encoding pre-B-cell leukemia homeobox interacting protein 1b isoform X2: MSGGSSANNSWTILTPEETVAETLRPLAEGTDNHGGSLTSAAGCGENRPADCAQSAEGLPVERHLVSKEEKPAELSEDTELHRPAAVTDASVPSQSEGLPETTASTCPDADSFSDSYAHVAPSPDEPSASLPSTETLGGVEFTQEEERLAEEGTRHQLDREELQQEGEESDLSAKPTDLWKQAVYLVDQLVMEWFSIWARRLSGEAVVEEGEGRSEKTGEEAEPELRRRRSLLAALERIGRTEEDEEVEEEFRLPQRGDDDNDSGFSVNKCILAVVILIGLGTIFFSGVFMNLDEESEYGTMEQKGAEETRKREWLNPEVPPLPVDADSSELLNKQQISLLQAQLQEQKAELKVAKLQADEGVKERLQWEEMEKENSRLKKEMASLPVLQKENERMKRELESVPALQRELESLRSTVTELKLSSASEAAQAAVKSVTSPPSGQPGNGSQASARSKERQPKKPWDDQRKDVKKDRIGQKELKEGDAFEWKEGKKRERKDDGKTEWQQGSEQGKFDKEKEKGGKQKHHGEETKQWKDKERKKEKTGREDEGKSWKYKEGKKEWIEKSERKEKVAEDWKKTNRENSKQWRGEEEKKDWKVGKDHAGKHKSKDEWKGEKEWKKGKDVVEASLKKDWKKKGEKKDGDWKSKDGKAGKGKDDRKQRDESKNHGNERKLWNENEQKNKNGKAERKKAEESWKRGGEGDKKPDGDRKRDVSSSHTHRDEHKSREGHRWGDGELPHTHSRASPGQPEYWLQQRLRLQRRPKPPRQCGSAETCARAEGLLPVPFPEFRALLQTYLAKAEEAGVDASEREELDKLASEFFRDGVFAHDQTSFREFVDNLEDILEDLVEGDDDAGGEDSEAEDEMEEFEREVIERFSAPGAAEKVGGSKGEWRKQSGPGRG; this comes from the exons ATGTCTGGTGGCAGCAGCGCTAACAACAGCTGGACCATCCTCACTCCCGAG gAGACTGTTGCTGAAACCCTGCGGCCATTAGCAGAGGGGACAGACAATCATGGAGGAAGCCTCACATCTGCCGCAG GTTGTGGGGAGAACCGGCCTGCCGACTgtgcacagtctgcagaggggCTCCCTGTGGAGCGCCACCTG GTATCGAAAGAAGAAAAACCTGCAGAGCTAAGCGAAGACACAGAGCTACACCGTCCCGCCGCCGTCACCGACGCGTCCGTTCCCAGCCAGTCAGAGGGACTACCTGAGACCACGGCATCGACTTGCCCCGACGCGGATTCGTTTTCGGACTCCTACGCCCACGTGGCCCCCTCCCCGGATGAGCCCTCGGCCTCGCTGCCGAGCACAGAGACTCTGGGAGGGGTGGAGTTCACGCAGGAGGAAGAGCGTCTCGCAGAGGAAGGAACGCGGCATCAGCTGGACCGGGAGGAGCTACAAcaggaaggggaggagtcagACCTGTCTGCTAAACCAACCGACTTATGGAAACAGGCAG tgtACTTGGTGGACCAGCTGGTTATGGAATGGTTCAGTATCTGGGCCAGGAGGTTGTCTGGAGAGGCTGTGGTTG AGGAGGGTGAGGGGAGATCCGAGAAGACCGGCGAAGAGGCGGAGccagagctgaggaggaggaggtctctTTTGGCTGCTCTGGAGCGTATCGgaaggactgaggaggacgaggaagtggaggaagagtTCCGGCTGCCCCAACGGGGGGACGACGACAATGACAGCGGGTTCTCTGTGAACAAGTGCATTCTGGCTGTTGTCATTCTGATAGGCCTGGGCACCATCTTTTTCTCAG GTGTCTTCATGAACCTGGATGAGG AGAGTGAGTATGGTACTATGGAGCAGAAAGGTGCAGAAGAAACCAGAAAACGG GAGTGGCTTAATCCTGAGGTTCCTCCGCTCCCAGTAGATGCTGACAGTTCAGAGCTTCTAAATAAGCAGCAGATTTCTTTGCTGCAAGCCCAACTTCAG GAACAGAAAGCGGAGCTAAAAGTAGCAAAGCTACAAGCTGACGAGGGAGTGAAGGAGCGACTGCagtgggaggagatggagaaggaaaACAGTAGGTTGAAGAAAGAGATGGCATCTCTCCCTGTCCTTCAGAAAGAGAAcgagaggatgaagagggagCTGGAGAGTGTCCCGGCCCTACAGAGAGAACTAGAATCACTGAGATCCACTGTGACTGAATTGAAACTCTCTTCAG CCAGCGAAGCGGCTCAAGCAGCTGTGAAGTCAGTCACGTCGCCCCCCAGTGGTCAACCAGGGAACGGCAGCCAGGCCTCAGCCAGATCTAAAGAGAGACAGCCTAAGAAGCCGTGGGATGATCAGAGGAAAGATGTGAAGAAGGATCGCATAGGACAGAAGGAGTTGAAAGAGGGAGACGCGTTTgaatggaaggaaggaaagaaaagagaacgcAAAGATGACGGTAAAACAGAATGGCAACAGGGCAGTGAGCAAGGAAAGTTTgacaaggagaaagagaagggaggTAAGCAAAAGCATCACGGTGAGGAGACAAAACAATGGAAggacaaagagaggaagaaggaaaagactGGCAGAGAGGATGAGGGGAAGTCATGGAAGTATAAGGAAGGGAAGAAAGAGTGGATAGAAAAGAGTGAGCGAAAAGAAAAGGTGGCGGAAGACTGGAAAAAGACAAATCGTGAGAACAGCAAACAatggaggggtgaggaggaaaagaaggatTGGAAGGTAGGGAAAGACCATGCAGGGAAGCACAAGAGCAAGGACGAATGGAAGGGAGAGAAGGAATGGAAGAAGGGGAAGGATGTCGTTGAAGCAAGTttgaaaaaagattggaaaaagAAAGGTGAGAAGAAAGACGGTGACTGGAAGAGTAAAGACGGCAAAGCAGGGAAGGGAAAGGATGACCGGAAGCAGCGGGATGAGAGCAAGAATCATGGTAATGAGAGGAAGCTGTGGAATGAGAATGAACAGAAGAATAAAAATGGGAAAGCCGAGCGGAAAAAGGCCGAAGAATCGTGGAAGAGAGGAGGCGAGGGCGATAAAAAGCCCGACGGAGACCGTAAAAGGGACGTATCGAGCTCCCACACCCACAGAGACGAGCACAAGTCCAGAGAAGGGCACCGGTGGGGGGACGGCGagcttcctcacacacacagccgagcGTCCCCGGGGCAGCCAGAGTACTGGCTCCAGCagaggctccgcctccagcgCCGCCCCAAACCGCCGCGGCAGTGCGGCTCGGCAGAGACGTGCGCCCGCGCCGAGGGGCTGCTTCCCGTCCCCTTCCCCGAGTTCCGGGCCCTCCTCCAAACTTACCTGGCcaaggcggaggaggcgggagtGGACGCGTCCGAGAGGGAGGAGCTCGACAAGCTGGCCTCCGAGTTCTTCCGGGACGGAGTCTTTGCTCACGACCAGACGAGCTTTCGGGAGTTCGTCGACAACCTGGAAGATATTCTGGAGGACCTGGTGGAAGGAGACGACGACGCGGGAGGAGAAGATAGTGAAGCAGAGGATGAAATGGAGGAGTTCGAAAGAGAAGTGATTGAAAGGTTTTCAGCGCCGGGAGCTGCGGAGAAAGTGGGGGGGTCCAAAGGGGAGTGGAGGAAGCAGAGTGGACCAGGACGTGGCTGA
- the pbxip1b gene encoding pre-B-cell leukemia homeobox interacting protein 1b isoform X10 — translation MSGGSSANNSWTILTPEETVAETLRPLAEGTDNHGGSLTSAAGCGENRPADCAQSAEGLPVERHLVSKEEKPAELSEDTELHRPAAVTDASVPSQSEGLPETTASTCPDADSFSDSYAHVAPSPDEPSASLPSTETLGGVEFTQEEERLAEEGTRHQLDREELQQEGEESDLSAKPTDLWKQAEEGEGRSEKTGEEAEPELRRRRSLLAALERIGRTEEDEEVEEEFRLPQRGDDDNDSGFSVNKCILAVVILIGLGTIFFSESEYGTMEQKGAEETRKREWLNPEVPPLPVDADSSELLNKQQISLLQAQLQEQKAELKVAKLQADEGVKERLQWEEMEKENSRLKKEMASLPVLQKENERMKRELESVPALQRELESLRSTVTELKLSSASEAAQAAVKSVTSPPSGQPGNGSQASARSKERQPKKPWDDQRKDVKKDRIGQKELKEGDAFEWKEGKKRERKDDGKTEWQQGSEQGKFDKEKEKGGKQKHHGEETKQWKDKERKKEKTGREDEGKSWKYKEGKKEWIEKSERKEKVAEDWKKTNRENSKQWRGEEEKKDWKVGKDHAGKHKSKDEWKGEKEWKKGKDVVEASLKKDWKKKGEKKDGDWKSKDGKAGKGKDDRKQRDESKNHGNERKLWNENEQKNKNGKAERKKAEESWKRGGEGDKKPDGDRKRDVSSSHTHRDEHKSREGHRWGDGELPHTHSRASPGQPEYWLQQRLRLQRRPKPPRQCGSAETCARAEGLLPVPFPEFRALLQTYLAKAEEAGVDASEREELDKLASEFFRDGVFAHDQTSFREFVDNLEDILEDLVEGDDDAGGEDSEAEDEMEEFEREVIERFSAPGAAEKVGGSKGEWRKQSGPGRG, via the exons ATGTCTGGTGGCAGCAGCGCTAACAACAGCTGGACCATCCTCACTCCCGAG gAGACTGTTGCTGAAACCCTGCGGCCATTAGCAGAGGGGACAGACAATCATGGAGGAAGCCTCACATCTGCCGCAG GTTGTGGGGAGAACCGGCCTGCCGACTgtgcacagtctgcagaggggCTCCCTGTGGAGCGCCACCTG GTATCGAAAGAAGAAAAACCTGCAGAGCTAAGCGAAGACACAGAGCTACACCGTCCCGCCGCCGTCACCGACGCGTCCGTTCCCAGCCAGTCAGAGGGACTACCTGAGACCACGGCATCGACTTGCCCCGACGCGGATTCGTTTTCGGACTCCTACGCCCACGTGGCCCCCTCCCCGGATGAGCCCTCGGCCTCGCTGCCGAGCACAGAGACTCTGGGAGGGGTGGAGTTCACGCAGGAGGAAGAGCGTCTCGCAGAGGAAGGAACGCGGCATCAGCTGGACCGGGAGGAGCTACAAcaggaaggggaggagtcagACCTGTCTGCTAAACCAACCGACTTATGGAAACAGGCAG AGGAGGGTGAGGGGAGATCCGAGAAGACCGGCGAAGAGGCGGAGccagagctgaggaggaggaggtctctTTTGGCTGCTCTGGAGCGTATCGgaaggactgaggaggacgaggaagtggaggaagagtTCCGGCTGCCCCAACGGGGGGACGACGACAATGACAGCGGGTTCTCTGTGAACAAGTGCATTCTGGCTGTTGTCATTCTGATAGGCCTGGGCACCATCTTTTTCTCAG AGAGTGAGTATGGTACTATGGAGCAGAAAGGTGCAGAAGAAACCAGAAAACGG GAGTGGCTTAATCCTGAGGTTCCTCCGCTCCCAGTAGATGCTGACAGTTCAGAGCTTCTAAATAAGCAGCAGATTTCTTTGCTGCAAGCCCAACTTCAG GAACAGAAAGCGGAGCTAAAAGTAGCAAAGCTACAAGCTGACGAGGGAGTGAAGGAGCGACTGCagtgggaggagatggagaaggaaaACAGTAGGTTGAAGAAAGAGATGGCATCTCTCCCTGTCCTTCAGAAAGAGAAcgagaggatgaagagggagCTGGAGAGTGTCCCGGCCCTACAGAGAGAACTAGAATCACTGAGATCCACTGTGACTGAATTGAAACTCTCTTCAG CCAGCGAAGCGGCTCAAGCAGCTGTGAAGTCAGTCACGTCGCCCCCCAGTGGTCAACCAGGGAACGGCAGCCAGGCCTCAGCCAGATCTAAAGAGAGACAGCCTAAGAAGCCGTGGGATGATCAGAGGAAAGATGTGAAGAAGGATCGCATAGGACAGAAGGAGTTGAAAGAGGGAGACGCGTTTgaatggaaggaaggaaagaaaagagaacgcAAAGATGACGGTAAAACAGAATGGCAACAGGGCAGTGAGCAAGGAAAGTTTgacaaggagaaagagaagggaggTAAGCAAAAGCATCACGGTGAGGAGACAAAACAATGGAAggacaaagagaggaagaaggaaaagactGGCAGAGAGGATGAGGGGAAGTCATGGAAGTATAAGGAAGGGAAGAAAGAGTGGATAGAAAAGAGTGAGCGAAAAGAAAAGGTGGCGGAAGACTGGAAAAAGACAAATCGTGAGAACAGCAAACAatggaggggtgaggaggaaaagaaggatTGGAAGGTAGGGAAAGACCATGCAGGGAAGCACAAGAGCAAGGACGAATGGAAGGGAGAGAAGGAATGGAAGAAGGGGAAGGATGTCGTTGAAGCAAGTttgaaaaaagattggaaaaagAAAGGTGAGAAGAAAGACGGTGACTGGAAGAGTAAAGACGGCAAAGCAGGGAAGGGAAAGGATGACCGGAAGCAGCGGGATGAGAGCAAGAATCATGGTAATGAGAGGAAGCTGTGGAATGAGAATGAACAGAAGAATAAAAATGGGAAAGCCGAGCGGAAAAAGGCCGAAGAATCGTGGAAGAGAGGAGGCGAGGGCGATAAAAAGCCCGACGGAGACCGTAAAAGGGACGTATCGAGCTCCCACACCCACAGAGACGAGCACAAGTCCAGAGAAGGGCACCGGTGGGGGGACGGCGagcttcctcacacacacagccgagcGTCCCCGGGGCAGCCAGAGTACTGGCTCCAGCagaggctccgcctccagcgCCGCCCCAAACCGCCGCGGCAGTGCGGCTCGGCAGAGACGTGCGCCCGCGCCGAGGGGCTGCTTCCCGTCCCCTTCCCCGAGTTCCGGGCCCTCCTCCAAACTTACCTGGCcaaggcggaggaggcgggagtGGACGCGTCCGAGAGGGAGGAGCTCGACAAGCTGGCCTCCGAGTTCTTCCGGGACGGAGTCTTTGCTCACGACCAGACGAGCTTTCGGGAGTTCGTCGACAACCTGGAAGATATTCTGGAGGACCTGGTGGAAGGAGACGACGACGCGGGAGGAGAAGATAGTGAAGCAGAGGATGAAATGGAGGAGTTCGAAAGAGAAGTGATTGAAAGGTTTTCAGCGCCGGGAGCTGCGGAGAAAGTGGGGGGGTCCAAAGGGGAGTGGAGGAAGCAGAGTGGACCAGGACGTGGCTGA
- the pbxip1b gene encoding pre-B-cell leukemia homeobox interacting protein 1b isoform X22: MSGGSSANNSWTILTPEETVAETLRPLAEGTDNHGGSLTSAAGCGENRPADCAQSAEGLPVERHLVSKEEKPAELSEDTELHRPAAVTDASVPSQSEGLPETTASTCPDADSFSDSYAHVAPSPDEPSASLPSTETLGGVEFTQEEERLAEEGTRHQLDREELQQEGEESDLSAKPTDLWKQAEEGEGRSEKTGEEAEPELRRRRSLLAALERIGRTEEDEEVEEEFRLPQRGDDDNDSGFSVNKCILAVVILIGLGTIFFSGVFMNLDEESEYGTMEQKGAEETRKREWLNPEVPPLPVDADSSELLNKQQISLLQAQLQKAELKVAKLQADEGVKERLQWEEMEKENTASEAAQAAVKSVTSPPSGQPGNGSQASARSKERQPKKPWDDQRKDVKKDRIGQKELKEGDAFEWKEGKKRERKDDGKTEWQQGSEQGKFDKEKEKGGKQKHHGEETKQWKDKERKKEKTGREDEGKSWKYKEGKKEWIEKSERKEKVAEDWKKTNRENSKQWRGEEEKKDWKVGKDHAGKHKSKDEWKGEKEWKKGKDVVEASLKKDWKKKGEKKDGDWKSKDGKAGKGKDDRKQRDESKNHGNERKLWNENEQKNKNGKAERKKAEESWKRGGEGDKKPDGDRKRDVSSSHTHRDEHKSREGHRWGDGELPHTHSRASPGQPEYWLQQRLRLQRRPKPPRQCGSAETCARAEGLLPVPFPEFRALLQTYLAKAEEAGVDASEREELDKLASEFFRDGVFAHDQTSFREFVDNLEDILEDLVEGDDDAGGEDSEAEDEMEEFEREVIERFSAPGAAEKVGGSKGEWRKQSGPGRG; encoded by the exons ATGTCTGGTGGCAGCAGCGCTAACAACAGCTGGACCATCCTCACTCCCGAG gAGACTGTTGCTGAAACCCTGCGGCCATTAGCAGAGGGGACAGACAATCATGGAGGAAGCCTCACATCTGCCGCAG GTTGTGGGGAGAACCGGCCTGCCGACTgtgcacagtctgcagaggggCTCCCTGTGGAGCGCCACCTG GTATCGAAAGAAGAAAAACCTGCAGAGCTAAGCGAAGACACAGAGCTACACCGTCCCGCCGCCGTCACCGACGCGTCCGTTCCCAGCCAGTCAGAGGGACTACCTGAGACCACGGCATCGACTTGCCCCGACGCGGATTCGTTTTCGGACTCCTACGCCCACGTGGCCCCCTCCCCGGATGAGCCCTCGGCCTCGCTGCCGAGCACAGAGACTCTGGGAGGGGTGGAGTTCACGCAGGAGGAAGAGCGTCTCGCAGAGGAAGGAACGCGGCATCAGCTGGACCGGGAGGAGCTACAAcaggaaggggaggagtcagACCTGTCTGCTAAACCAACCGACTTATGGAAACAGGCAG AGGAGGGTGAGGGGAGATCCGAGAAGACCGGCGAAGAGGCGGAGccagagctgaggaggaggaggtctctTTTGGCTGCTCTGGAGCGTATCGgaaggactgaggaggacgaggaagtggaggaagagtTCCGGCTGCCCCAACGGGGGGACGACGACAATGACAGCGGGTTCTCTGTGAACAAGTGCATTCTGGCTGTTGTCATTCTGATAGGCCTGGGCACCATCTTTTTCTCAG GTGTCTTCATGAACCTGGATGAGG AGAGTGAGTATGGTACTATGGAGCAGAAAGGTGCAGAAGAAACCAGAAAACGG GAGTGGCTTAATCCTGAGGTTCCTCCGCTCCCAGTAGATGCTGACAGTTCAGAGCTTCTAAATAAGCAGCAGATTTCTTTGCTGCAAGCCCAACTTCAG AAAGCGGAGCTAAAAGTAGCAAAGCTACAAGCTGACGAGGGAGTGAAGGAGCGACTGCagtgggaggagatggagaaggaaaACA CAGCCAGCGAAGCGGCTCAAGCAGCTGTGAAGTCAGTCACGTCGCCCCCCAGTGGTCAACCAGGGAACGGCAGCCAGGCCTCAGCCAGATCTAAAGAGAGACAGCCTAAGAAGCCGTGGGATGATCAGAGGAAAGATGTGAAGAAGGATCGCATAGGACAGAAGGAGTTGAAAGAGGGAGACGCGTTTgaatggaaggaaggaaagaaaagagaacgcAAAGATGACGGTAAAACAGAATGGCAACAGGGCAGTGAGCAAGGAAAGTTTgacaaggagaaagagaagggaggTAAGCAAAAGCATCACGGTGAGGAGACAAAACAATGGAAggacaaagagaggaagaaggaaaagactGGCAGAGAGGATGAGGGGAAGTCATGGAAGTATAAGGAAGGGAAGAAAGAGTGGATAGAAAAGAGTGAGCGAAAAGAAAAGGTGGCGGAAGACTGGAAAAAGACAAATCGTGAGAACAGCAAACAatggaggggtgaggaggaaaagaaggatTGGAAGGTAGGGAAAGACCATGCAGGGAAGCACAAGAGCAAGGACGAATGGAAGGGAGAGAAGGAATGGAAGAAGGGGAAGGATGTCGTTGAAGCAAGTttgaaaaaagattggaaaaagAAAGGTGAGAAGAAAGACGGTGACTGGAAGAGTAAAGACGGCAAAGCAGGGAAGGGAAAGGATGACCGGAAGCAGCGGGATGAGAGCAAGAATCATGGTAATGAGAGGAAGCTGTGGAATGAGAATGAACAGAAGAATAAAAATGGGAAAGCCGAGCGGAAAAAGGCCGAAGAATCGTGGAAGAGAGGAGGCGAGGGCGATAAAAAGCCCGACGGAGACCGTAAAAGGGACGTATCGAGCTCCCACACCCACAGAGACGAGCACAAGTCCAGAGAAGGGCACCGGTGGGGGGACGGCGagcttcctcacacacacagccgagcGTCCCCGGGGCAGCCAGAGTACTGGCTCCAGCagaggctccgcctccagcgCCGCCCCAAACCGCCGCGGCAGTGCGGCTCGGCAGAGACGTGCGCCCGCGCCGAGGGGCTGCTTCCCGTCCCCTTCCCCGAGTTCCGGGCCCTCCTCCAAACTTACCTGGCcaaggcggaggaggcgggagtGGACGCGTCCGAGAGGGAGGAGCTCGACAAGCTGGCCTCCGAGTTCTTCCGGGACGGAGTCTTTGCTCACGACCAGACGAGCTTTCGGGAGTTCGTCGACAACCTGGAAGATATTCTGGAGGACCTGGTGGAAGGAGACGACGACGCGGGAGGAGAAGATAGTGAAGCAGAGGATGAAATGGAGGAGTTCGAAAGAGAAGTGATTGAAAGGTTTTCAGCGCCGGGAGCTGCGGAGAAAGTGGGGGGGTCCAAAGGGGAGTGGAGGAAGCAGAGTGGACCAGGACGTGGCTGA